A section of the Neorhodopirellula lusitana genome encodes:
- a CDS encoding glycerol-3-phosphate dehydrogenase/oxidase, which produces MMNRDEALRRATENGEEFDLVIIGGGATGVGIALDASVRGLSTLLLEQCDFGKGTSSRSTKLIHGGVRYLQQGDVAMVRDSLRERARLQANAPHLVRPLSFIVPCQSLWQRCLTRVGFWVYDLLAGRSQFARAFGTSSAAAQQKVPTLQPNRLRWGGIVYQDGQFDDTRLLIHMAMTAAEHEACLLNYCQVTGLRTDRSAAHIDGVNFIDQETGQSHRVSAKCVINATGPFCDAIRQMDEASAMPIIAPSQGVHLVLPRTFLPGDTAVIVPKTSDGRVLFLIPWHGHVLVGTTDTPIPSATLEPLAQNEEIEFLLATAADYLTQAPTREDCLSVFIGIRPLVRPPASDDGGETKSLSRDHTILVSKQGLITITGGKWTTVRKMAEDCVNQAMDLADLPTNGKSTVNRKIHGATDSPDATVYGTDSRLINDLIADTPELGKPLHADLPIRAAEVIWAVRHEMARTVDDVLARRTRALFLNRRAAEEMGPEVARLMAGELKQDAEWQQQQVTDFLAIARHFEMPDLGIATK; this is translated from the coding sequence ATGATGAACCGCGACGAGGCCCTACGTCGGGCTACCGAAAATGGCGAAGAGTTCGATCTTGTCATCATTGGCGGCGGCGCGACAGGAGTGGGCATTGCCCTGGACGCTTCGGTTCGGGGCCTAAGCACACTCCTGCTTGAACAGTGTGATTTTGGCAAAGGCACATCCAGCCGCAGTACCAAGTTGATCCACGGAGGCGTGCGTTATCTGCAGCAAGGCGACGTGGCGATGGTCCGCGACTCACTGCGAGAACGCGCGCGACTGCAAGCCAACGCACCTCACCTAGTGCGTCCGCTTTCATTCATCGTGCCCTGCCAATCGCTATGGCAACGCTGCTTAACTCGCGTTGGATTCTGGGTATACGACTTGCTGGCGGGGCGCAGTCAGTTCGCACGAGCGTTTGGTACAAGTTCAGCGGCGGCGCAGCAGAAGGTTCCGACGCTGCAGCCCAATCGTCTTCGCTGGGGTGGCATCGTTTATCAAGATGGCCAGTTTGACGACACTCGGTTATTGATTCACATGGCGATGACCGCTGCCGAGCATGAAGCTTGCTTACTGAACTATTGCCAGGTCACTGGATTGCGAACGGATCGTTCAGCTGCCCATATCGATGGTGTAAATTTCATCGATCAGGAAACGGGTCAATCACATCGTGTCTCGGCGAAATGCGTGATCAACGCGACGGGTCCGTTTTGCGATGCGATTCGCCAGATGGACGAGGCCTCTGCCATGCCGATCATCGCACCGAGCCAAGGTGTGCACCTAGTGTTGCCACGAACATTCCTACCCGGCGACACAGCGGTGATCGTCCCCAAGACATCCGATGGCCGCGTGTTGTTCTTGATCCCTTGGCACGGACATGTCTTAGTGGGAACCACCGATACACCGATCCCGTCGGCTACGCTGGAACCACTGGCACAGAACGAAGAGATTGAATTCCTGCTTGCCACTGCGGCGGACTATTTGACCCAAGCCCCCACACGCGAGGACTGCCTGAGTGTGTTCATTGGAATCCGCCCATTGGTGCGACCACCTGCGAGTGATGACGGCGGCGAAACAAAGTCGCTGTCACGCGATCATACGATCCTGGTTTCCAAGCAGGGCCTGATCACGATTACGGGTGGGAAGTGGACGACGGTTCGTAAAATGGCCGAAGATTGCGTTAACCAAGCGATGGACTTGGCTGACTTACCAACCAATGGAAAATCCACTGTCAATCGAAAGATCCACGGTGCGACGGACTCGCCCGATGCGACCGTTTATGGTACCGATTCGAGGTTGATCAATGACCTCATCGCAGACACGCCGGAACTCGGCAAACCACTGCATGCGGACTTACCAATCCGGGCAGCCGAGGTCATTTGGGCGGTGCGTCACGAAATGGCCCGCACGGTGGATGACGTGCTGGCCCGCCGGACACGAGCCTTATTCTTGAATCGCCGTGCCGCGGAGGAGATGGGTCCCGAGGTGGCGAGGTTGATGGCAGGCGAACTCAAACAAGACGCCGAATGGCAGCAACAGCAGGTGACCGATTTCCTGGCCATTGCTCGGCACTTTGAGATGCCCGACTTAGGAATCGCCACGAAATAG
- the glpK gene encoding glycerol kinase GlpK produces the protein MKYILALDQGTTSSRAILFDRDGQIRGSISKELTQIYPRSGWVEHDPVEIWESQREVARQALSQAGIAASDIAAIGITNQRETTLLWDRATGEPLHNAIVWQDRRTAEFCDRLRGDGHAATIAEKTGLVLDAYFSGTKLRWLLDHVPSARQRADRGELAFGTVDSWLLWNLSGGQLHVTDASNASRTMLFNLKTLAWDEELLGLLDIPASVLPEVQPSSFVYGQSTPDFLGKAVPLAGCAGDQHAALFGQNCTQPAMAKNTYGTGCFVLMNIGEEPVASKCKLLTTIACSGRARPEFALEGSIFTAGSAVQWLRDGLGIIASSSDVQELAESVPDCGDCYLVPAFAGLGAPHWDPYARGIIVGISGGTTAAHIARATLESIAFQVADVLDAMSTDVGSPVQELRVDGGASANDLLMQFQADILQVPVVRPQVIETTAMGAAFLAGLAVGFWQDMNEVEQIWQSERVFEPVMAASDVEQRRDRWQQAVKRSQGWHS, from the coding sequence ATGAAATACATTTTGGCTCTCGACCAAGGCACCACCAGCAGTCGGGCGATTCTATTTGACCGTGACGGGCAAATCCGGGGCAGCATTTCGAAAGAGCTCACTCAGATCTATCCTCGGTCGGGCTGGGTCGAGCATGATCCCGTGGAGATCTGGGAATCGCAGCGGGAGGTCGCTCGCCAAGCTTTAAGTCAGGCGGGAATAGCGGCATCCGACATCGCTGCGATCGGAATCACCAACCAGCGTGAAACGACCTTGCTATGGGACCGAGCGACCGGTGAACCACTGCACAACGCGATCGTGTGGCAAGACAGGCGGACGGCCGAGTTTTGTGACCGACTTCGCGGTGACGGACATGCGGCGACGATTGCGGAGAAAACGGGCCTGGTGCTCGACGCGTACTTTAGCGGCACCAAGCTTCGCTGGTTGCTGGACCATGTCCCCAGTGCACGCCAACGCGCCGACCGTGGTGAGTTGGCGTTCGGCACCGTCGACAGCTGGCTGTTGTGGAATTTGAGTGGTGGTCAGTTGCACGTGACCGATGCCAGCAATGCTTCACGAACGATGCTGTTCAACTTAAAAACGCTGGCATGGGACGAGGAACTACTCGGACTTTTAGACATTCCAGCGAGTGTCTTACCGGAAGTGCAACCGTCGAGCTTTGTATACGGGCAATCAACGCCAGACTTCCTGGGAAAAGCGGTCCCGCTAGCGGGTTGCGCTGGCGATCAACATGCGGCGTTGTTCGGCCAAAACTGCACGCAGCCTGCGATGGCAAAAAACACCTATGGAACGGGATGTTTTGTGCTGATGAACATTGGCGAAGAACCGGTCGCGTCCAAGTGCAAGTTGCTGACAACGATCGCGTGCTCAGGTCGAGCGAGGCCTGAATTCGCACTGGAGGGCAGCATTTTCACGGCGGGCTCGGCGGTGCAATGGCTGCGAGATGGGCTGGGGATCATTGCGTCGTCGAGCGATGTTCAAGAACTGGCTGAATCCGTTCCCGATTGCGGCGATTGTTACCTGGTCCCCGCTTTCGCAGGACTCGGGGCACCGCACTGGGACCCGTATGCTCGCGGTATCATCGTAGGAATATCGGGCGGCACCACGGCGGCCCACATCGCGAGAGCGACGCTTGAGAGCATTGCGTTTCAGGTTGCCGACGTGCTGGACGCGATGAGCACCGATGTAGGAAGTCCGGTGCAAGAATTACGTGTAGATGGTGGTGCGAGTGCGAACGATTTACTGATGCAGTTTCAGGCGGACATCCTGCAAGTGCCGGTAGTGCGTCCCCAAGTGATTGAAACAACGGCGATGGGGGCAGCGTTCTTGGCAGGACTCGCAGTTGGCTTTTGGCAAGACATGAACGAAGTGGAACAAATCTGGCAGAGCGAACGGGTCTTTGAGCCGGTGATGGCGGCATCCGACGTCGAACAACGCCGAGATCGCTGGCAACAAGCGGTGAAGCGAAGTCAGGGATGGCACTCATGA
- a CDS encoding acetyltransferase yields the protein MAHFDVFNGDADGICALHQLRLAEPRESTLVTGVKRDINLLKRVAAKSGDSVTVLDVSLDKNREDLQRLLDGSIPVVYFDHHFAGEIPQTELLDARIDTAGDVCTGLLVNRFLEGQFLPWAVTALYGDNLHEAAKEAAAPLELDDEQLGHLETLGTLLNYNGYGSTLEDLYFAPDQLYRSIQPYDDPFDFIASDTTFQTLRDGFDSDMTRAQSIEPVLKTEQCAAFVFPNDSFSRRVSGVYSNQLARDNPQRAHALASLLPSGDYLVSVRAPLATKSGADELCRQFPTGGGRQAAAGINQLPADQLQSFIDAMQNQFA from the coding sequence GTGGCTCATTTCGACGTATTCAATGGCGATGCCGATGGCATTTGTGCTCTCCACCAACTGCGTTTGGCGGAACCTCGCGAGAGCACTTTGGTCACCGGCGTAAAACGCGATATCAATCTTTTGAAACGAGTGGCGGCCAAGTCTGGTGATTCGGTAACCGTTCTTGACGTTTCATTGGACAAAAACCGAGAAGATTTACAGCGTTTGCTAGACGGCTCGATTCCGGTTGTGTACTTCGACCATCACTTTGCCGGCGAGATCCCCCAGACGGAATTGCTGGATGCCCGCATCGACACCGCCGGTGACGTGTGCACGGGTTTACTGGTCAACCGTTTTCTTGAGGGGCAGTTTCTGCCTTGGGCGGTGACCGCTTTATACGGCGACAATCTTCACGAAGCGGCGAAGGAAGCGGCCGCTCCCCTGGAACTGGATGACGAGCAGCTTGGCCACCTTGAAACGCTCGGTACGTTACTGAACTACAACGGATACGGGAGCACGCTGGAAGACCTGTACTTTGCACCTGATCAGCTTTACCGGAGCATCCAACCCTACGACGATCCATTCGATTTCATTGCGTCGGATACCACCTTCCAAACGCTGCGAGATGGTTTTGATAGCGACATGACACGAGCCCAATCGATCGAACCGGTTCTAAAGACCGAGCAGTGTGCAGCTTTTGTGTTCCCTAACGATTCGTTCTCACGCCGTGTCAGTGGTGTCTACAGCAACCAGCTTGCACGCGACAATCCACAGCGGGCTCATGCGTTAGCCAGCCTGTTGCCCTCGGGCGACTACCTCGTGAGCGTCCGCGCACCACTGGCTACCAAGAGTGGCGCCGACGAATTGTGTCGTCAATTCCCAACCGGTGGCGGACGGCAGGCCGCGGCTGGAATCAACCAGTTACCCGCCGACCAGTTGCAGTCTTTCATCGACGCCATGCAAAACCAGTTTGCATGA
- a CDS encoding Kelch repeat-containing protein, producing MSKPHFLLAFCLTASGLIWAAPAVQAQANQNPGTADLASVVFAERDGLVAVEAEHFAEQTQTDVRAFYLTQAKKTPGISPDGDPSHVEGASGGAYLEILPDTRRTHADKLIAGTNFSGEPGKLAVLTYKVNFQNAGRYYVWVRAYSTGSEDNGLHVGLDGQWPESGQRMQWCQGKNTWRWESKQRTEKQHCGEPYKLYLDIAEPGQHTIHFSMREDGFEFDKWLMTKNRDFQRPEDAGPASNVHSGKLPATLTQVLPKSNTEKVSTSTQRPLTMPASMFADGKVKSFYLDQGKWLAINPDQAKTGTAERTFPFPTGVYHVTLLAVGENDGKSSYSLSIDQEAIGSHESPLATTSMDDAAKYHKTWQNIMVTEGDIVGVTANTGSVDGKEFSRARWGGVAFTPADAATQKAAIPHLKEQAKLAAKAPASSPQTSPTKAVSNQPLHQPRQSDGDGKITVGGDLKTWHKVTLDLNGPYAHEQDNAPNPFTDYRMTVTFEHSTGKQYVVPGYFAADGKAANSSAQEGTTWRAHFAPDQPGAWTYSVSFHKGDLAAIDADAASQPVAGFDAKSGTIEVAASDKSGRDLRAHGRLQYVGKNYLQFAGSKQYFLKVGADAPETLLAYADFDNTIGGNLKKAPIKTWSAHEQDWKKGDPTWKNGKGKGLIGAVNYLSGKGCNAFSFLTYNAGGDGDNVWPFIHRDDKLHYDCSKLDQWGTVFDHGTAKGMYLHFKMQETENDDHKRGTGKKGGRVNESLDGGNLGVQRKLYCRELVARFGHNLALNWNIGEENTQSTSQIKAMIDYIADVDAYDHHIVLHTYPSQQDSVYGPLLGDKSKLTGVSLQNSSLETTHAQTLKWVEASNSAGKPWVVAFDESGSAKHAQCPDLGYNGFDGHDNSGKMAYTQHKVRKQTLWGTLMAGGAGCEYYFGYQFDQNDIVCEDWRSRDQSWDYCRIAIGFFHDHQIPFWEMKNADQLVGNPKHQPGKFCFAKQGETYLVYLPEGGEHKLNLNSAKGEFTVQWFNPRAGGELANGSVARVTGGGQVSLGLPPADHKQDWLAVVRAAKADVAQDWLRWQPVATNGKPHKRHEAGMIQCDGKMYLIGGRRIQPVDVFDPQTLTWTQAAAPPIEVHHVQPVVWDHRIWLAGAMTGRYPRETAVDRVLIYDPREDSWTWGPEIPKSRRRGGAGAVIDNGSLYLVCGIQNGHWDGCVSWVDRLDLATNQWHQLADAPHVRDHFQAAVIHGKLYAAGGRKTSGSTKEVFNLTIPQVDVFDLQSQAWTTLPESSNLPAPRAGCFAFELGDELLIAGGESTAKMAHGQIHALDTNSHQWRTMSVFSQGRHGTGIGRFEDSLFTAAGAGSRGGSKELDSTEVLRLPKRHNAS from the coding sequence ATGTCGAAACCACATTTCTTGCTAGCGTTTTGTCTCACGGCCAGCGGCCTGATTTGGGCCGCGCCAGCGGTGCAGGCTCAAGCGAATCAAAACCCAGGCACCGCTGATCTGGCCTCCGTAGTCTTCGCCGAGCGTGATGGCCTTGTTGCCGTCGAAGCGGAGCATTTCGCCGAACAAACACAAACGGATGTTCGAGCGTTCTATCTAACTCAAGCTAAAAAGACTCCTGGCATTTCACCCGATGGCGACCCATCGCATGTCGAAGGTGCCAGTGGAGGTGCTTACCTCGAAATTTTGCCCGACACGCGGCGGACACACGCGGACAAGTTAATTGCCGGAACCAACTTCTCCGGTGAACCTGGAAAACTCGCCGTCTTGACCTACAAGGTGAACTTCCAAAACGCAGGCCGGTACTACGTTTGGGTGCGTGCCTATTCGACCGGTTCGGAAGACAACGGCTTGCACGTTGGTCTGGATGGACAATGGCCCGAAAGCGGGCAACGCATGCAGTGGTGCCAAGGCAAGAACACGTGGCGCTGGGAAAGCAAACAACGCACTGAAAAACAGCACTGTGGCGAGCCCTACAAACTCTACTTGGACATCGCCGAGCCCGGCCAGCACACGATCCATTTCTCGATGCGTGAAGATGGCTTCGAGTTCGATAAGTGGCTGATGACAAAGAACCGTGACTTCCAACGTCCCGAAGACGCCGGTCCCGCATCCAATGTTCACTCTGGAAAGCTGCCCGCCACGTTGACGCAAGTGCTCCCAAAGTCGAACACTGAAAAGGTATCGACTTCCACCCAACGCCCCCTGACCATGCCGGCGTCGATGTTCGCCGATGGCAAGGTCAAAAGCTTCTATCTCGATCAAGGAAAATGGTTGGCAATCAATCCTGATCAAGCGAAAACAGGAACCGCCGAGCGCACATTCCCTTTTCCAACCGGTGTTTACCACGTGACTTTGTTGGCGGTGGGCGAGAACGATGGAAAGTCGTCTTACTCGCTGTCCATCGATCAGGAAGCAATCGGCTCCCACGAAAGCCCACTAGCAACCACCAGCATGGATGACGCAGCCAAATATCACAAAACTTGGCAAAACATCATGGTCACCGAAGGAGACATTGTTGGCGTGACTGCGAATACTGGAAGTGTCGATGGCAAGGAATTCAGCCGTGCACGGTGGGGCGGAGTCGCGTTCACACCCGCTGATGCGGCAACCCAAAAGGCCGCAATTCCGCACTTGAAAGAACAAGCAAAACTTGCGGCGAAGGCTCCAGCCTCTTCACCACAAACAAGCCCAACGAAAGCCGTCAGCAACCAACCGTTGCATCAACCTCGCCAAAGCGATGGTGACGGTAAAATCACCGTTGGCGGCGATCTGAAAACTTGGCACAAGGTCACATTGGACTTGAACGGTCCTTATGCCCACGAACAGGACAATGCTCCCAATCCGTTCACTGACTACCGCATGACAGTGACCTTCGAACACTCCACGGGCAAGCAATACGTGGTCCCCGGTTACTTTGCGGCGGATGGCAAAGCAGCCAACTCTTCAGCCCAAGAGGGAACCACTTGGCGAGCCCATTTCGCCCCCGATCAACCCGGTGCCTGGACCTATTCGGTTTCGTTTCACAAGGGTGACTTGGCCGCGATTGATGCGGACGCGGCATCGCAACCCGTCGCTGGTTTCGATGCCAAATCTGGCACGATTGAAGTCGCAGCATCCGACAAATCCGGCCGCGACCTGCGTGCTCATGGACGTTTACAATACGTCGGAAAGAACTATCTACAGTTCGCTGGCTCCAAACAGTACTTCTTGAAGGTGGGTGCGGATGCTCCCGAAACCCTGCTTGCCTATGCCGATTTCGACAACACCATCGGTGGCAACCTCAAGAAGGCTCCGATCAAGACTTGGTCCGCTCACGAACAAGACTGGAAGAAAGGCGATCCAACCTGGAAGAACGGCAAAGGCAAGGGGCTGATTGGTGCGGTTAACTACCTTTCAGGGAAAGGCTGCAACGCGTTCTCGTTCTTGACGTACAACGCCGGTGGCGATGGTGACAACGTTTGGCCATTCATTCACCGCGATGACAAGCTTCACTACGACTGCAGCAAACTGGATCAATGGGGAACGGTTTTTGATCACGGGACCGCCAAGGGCATGTACTTGCACTTCAAGATGCAAGAGACCGAAAACGACGACCACAAGCGAGGCACAGGCAAGAAAGGTGGCCGAGTCAACGAGAGCCTTGATGGTGGGAATCTCGGCGTCCAACGCAAGCTGTACTGTCGCGAACTCGTCGCTCGGTTTGGTCACAACTTGGCACTGAACTGGAACATCGGCGAAGAGAACACTCAGTCGACTTCCCAAATCAAAGCGATGATTGACTACATCGCGGACGTCGACGCTTACGACCACCACATCGTGCTGCATACATATCCAAGCCAACAGGACAGCGTGTATGGACCTCTACTAGGCGACAAATCCAAACTAACGGGTGTGTCGCTGCAGAACAGCAGTCTCGAAACCACTCACGCACAAACCCTGAAATGGGTGGAAGCATCAAATAGCGCTGGCAAGCCTTGGGTTGTCGCTTTTGATGAATCGGGATCGGCCAAACATGCCCAGTGCCCTGACTTGGGGTACAACGGATTTGATGGGCATGACAACAGCGGCAAAATGGCGTACACCCAGCACAAAGTCCGCAAGCAGACCTTGTGGGGAACCTTGATGGCCGGTGGCGCGGGTTGCGAATACTACTTCGGTTATCAATTCGACCAGAACGACATTGTTTGTGAAGACTGGCGAAGTCGTGACCAAAGCTGGGACTATTGCCGCATCGCGATTGGCTTCTTCCATGACCACCAAATTCCATTCTGGGAAATGAAGAATGCGGATCAGTTGGTAGGCAACCCTAAGCACCAACCCGGCAAATTCTGTTTTGCCAAGCAAGGCGAAACCTACTTGGTTTACCTGCCCGAGGGCGGCGAACACAAACTCAATCTGAATTCGGCAAAGGGTGAATTCACCGTCCAGTGGTTCAACCCACGTGCAGGCGGTGAGCTGGCAAACGGATCGGTTGCTCGCGTAACGGGCGGTGGCCAAGTTTCGCTCGGTTTGCCACCGGCGGACCACAAGCAAGACTGGTTGGCCGTGGTTCGTGCTGCCAAAGCGGACGTGGCACAAGATTGGTTGCGTTGGCAACCGGTCGCAACCAACGGAAAACCACACAAACGCCACGAGGCGGGCATGATCCAGTGCGATGGCAAGATGTACTTGATCGGTGGTCGCCGGATCCAACCCGTTGATGTCTTCGATCCACAAACGTTGACCTGGACCCAAGCGGCGGCACCACCGATTGAAGTTCATCACGTGCAGCCCGTCGTTTGGGACCATCGCATTTGGTTAGCTGGTGCGATGACCGGACGCTATCCTCGCGAGACCGCCGTGGATCGAGTGTTGATCTACGACCCGCGTGAAGACAGCTGGACTTGGGGGCCGGAGATTCCCAAAAGTCGTCGACGTGGCGGCGCGGGCGCGGTCATCGATAACGGATCGCTGTACTTGGTGTGTGGAATTCAAAACGGCCACTGGGACGGATGTGTTTCATGGGTCGATCGTTTGGACTTGGCTACCAACCAGTGGCATCAACTTGCCGATGCCCCGCATGTGCGTGATCATTTTCAAGCGGCCGTCATCCATGGAAAACTCTATGCAGCGGGCGGTCGCAAAACGTCGGGGTCGACCAAGGAAGTCTTCAACCTGACCATCCCACAAGTTGACGTGTTTGACTTGCAGAGCCAGGCGTGGACGACACTGCCAGAATCAAGCAACCTACCCGCACCACGAGCGGGATGTTTCGCCTTCGAACTGGGTGACGAACTATTGATCGCTGGCGGAGAAAGCACCGCCAAGATGGCCCATGGACAAATCCATGCACTGGATACGAATAGCCATCAATGGCGAACAATGTCGGTGTTTTCGCAAGGTCGCCATGGTACAGGCATCGGCAGGTTCGAGGACTCCTTGTTCACCGCTGCGGGAGCCGGCAGCCGAGGCGGATCCAAAGAACTTGATTCCACCGAGGTGCTGCGATTGCCCAAGCGGCACAACGCCAGCTAG
- a CDS encoding isocitrate/isopropylmalate dehydrogenase family protein, whose amino-acid sequence MTKYEIAALPGDGIGPECMDATCIVLDRLVSKTAGLELTITPHRAGAELYRESGETLPASVLESCLQADAVLLSAIGLPDVRYPDGTEVQPTMMVGLRRALDVHSAIRPVKLYPGAPCALKDTGPGIDFIVIRENLEGLFASFGGGAKVGDEVATDTLVVTRKGTTRVSDFAFRLAQRRSGRPRDGKKMVTCVDKANVFRSMAFFREVFMDVSKNYPDIERNAVYVDAMSLYMVQNPWDFDVLVMENQFGDILSDLGAGLVGGLGLGPSAEIGEKHGLFQPSHGTAPQLAGKNVANPMATILSAAMMLDWLGDQHNDPVCTDAAVRLENAVAAVLKEGQIRTPDIGGSASTTEVAQAIADAIASP is encoded by the coding sequence GTGACGAAATATGAAATAGCCGCGTTACCTGGCGATGGTATCGGCCCCGAGTGCATGGACGCGACCTGCATTGTGCTGGATCGCTTGGTGTCCAAAACCGCGGGACTTGAGTTAACGATCACGCCTCACCGCGCGGGCGCGGAATTGTACCGCGAGAGTGGTGAAACGTTGCCAGCGAGCGTGCTGGAATCGTGTTTGCAGGCCGATGCGGTGTTGTTATCGGCGATTGGGTTGCCGGACGTCCGCTATCCCGACGGCACCGAAGTGCAACCAACGATGATGGTAGGACTGCGGCGAGCGTTGGATGTTCATTCCGCCATCCGTCCGGTCAAATTGTACCCCGGCGCACCGTGTGCTTTAAAAGACACCGGACCCGGCATCGACTTCATCGTTATCCGCGAGAACCTCGAAGGCTTGTTTGCTTCGTTCGGTGGCGGAGCGAAGGTTGGCGACGAGGTGGCGACGGACACCCTGGTGGTCACTCGCAAGGGAACCACACGTGTCTCCGACTTTGCATTTCGTCTAGCTCAACGACGTAGTGGTCGTCCCCGCGACGGCAAGAAGATGGTGACGTGTGTCGATAAGGCGAACGTGTTTCGCAGTATGGCGTTCTTCCGCGAAGTGTTCATGGACGTCTCCAAGAATTACCCGGACATCGAACGTAACGCGGTCTACGTTGACGCGATGAGTTTGTACATGGTGCAGAACCCATGGGACTTTGATGTTCTGGTGATGGAAAACCAGTTCGGCGACATTTTATCCGACCTCGGCGCCGGTTTAGTAGGCGGACTTGGATTGGGCCCGTCTGCCGAAATTGGCGAAAAGCATGGGTTGTTCCAACCTTCCCACGGCACCGCGCCACAACTGGCGGGCAAAAACGTTGCCAATCCCATGGCAACGATTTTATCGGCCGCGATGATGCTGGATTGGCTCGGCGACCAGCACAACGATCCGGTGTGCACCGATGCCGCCGTGCGACTTGAAAACGCAGTGGCGGCTGTTTTGAAGGAAGGCCAGATCCGCACGCCTGACATTGGAGGTTCAGCGTCGACAACCGAGGTGGCCCAGGCGATCGCCGATGCGATCGCGAGTCCCTAG
- a CDS encoding putative quinol monooxygenase, whose product MTKPTFAIAVTFRIKPDFVDAFRTRVLQQASDSVQLEPECFQFDVSTEESDASIFFLYETYANADAFAAHKTTAHFLDFDQQVADWIETKEVRRLNLLEN is encoded by the coding sequence ATGACAAAACCTACCTTTGCGATCGCGGTCACTTTCCGCATCAAACCTGATTTTGTTGACGCGTTTCGTACTCGTGTTCTGCAACAAGCAAGCGATTCCGTTCAGCTTGAACCTGAATGTTTTCAATTCGATGTTTCGACCGAAGAATCCGATGCGTCGATATTCTTTCTATACGAGACTTATGCAAATGCGGATGCCTTTGCGGCCCACAAAACGACAGCCCACTTCTTGGACTTTGATCAGCAAGTCGCTGATTGGATTGAAACCAAAGAAGTGCGTCGACTGAATCTGTTGGAGAATTAA
- the otnC gene encoding 3-oxo-tetronate 4-phosphate decarboxylase: MSERELRERMAEHGRSIYDRGLTAGSSGNLSVRLPDGMLVTPTNSCLGRLDPDEISRLDSVGNLLSGKPPSKEAFLHLAYYKARAKETAVVHLHSTWSVAVSCLADLDPKNVIPPITAYFVMRVGKLPLVPYFPPGDEQLADAVADAAKSSRGALLANHGPVIGAATLDQAVYAIEELEETAKLFLMLRGLPTRFLTEEQQEPLLK, translated from the coding sequence ATGAGCGAACGTGAGCTACGCGAACGCATGGCCGAACATGGCCGCTCGATCTATGACCGTGGTTTGACGGCCGGCAGCTCAGGCAACCTGAGTGTACGGTTGCCAGACGGCATGTTGGTGACGCCGACCAACTCGTGCTTAGGACGGTTGGATCCAGACGAGATTTCACGGCTCGATTCGGTAGGCAATTTGCTATCCGGTAAACCGCCGTCCAAGGAAGCCTTCTTGCATCTGGCTTACTACAAGGCCCGAGCCAAAGAAACGGCTGTCGTGCATTTACACTCGACGTGGTCGGTCGCGGTCAGCTGCCTCGCCGATTTGGATCCTAAAAATGTCATTCCGCCGATCACGGCTTACTTCGTGATGCGAGTCGGAAAGTTGCCATTGGTCCCGTATTTTCCGCCGGGCGACGAGCAGTTAGCCGATGCCGTTGCGGACGCGGCGAAGTCATCACGAGGCGCGTTGCTCGCCAATCACGGTCCCGTCATTGGTGCTGCAACCTTAGACCAAGCGGTGTACGCGATCGAAGAACTTGAAGAAACCGCCAAGCTATTCTTGATGCTTCGCGGCTTACCCACTCGTTTCCTTACTGAAGAACAACAAGAGCCGCTTCTGAAATGA